Proteins from a genomic interval of Heteronotia binoei isolate CCM8104 ecotype False Entrance Well chromosome 7, APGP_CSIRO_Hbin_v1, whole genome shotgun sequence:
- the RPP40 gene encoding ribonuclease P protein subunit p40 gives MFVPLRWLREPPRHLLVCEKSHVRHERSRHAAHVRDHAFNCRVTFLIPECGIVPETLKSAVTSLGEYYLVKNLRLHELVTEEFINTFVKKGSCYALTYNTRIDQDNTAALLPTGKLILSVDKDTYEELGLQGHPSRYSGKKQMRYIINVDLTEPNFGPDSKKHKRVIWALKEKKPLEFDFLLAWHHTGSEKSTLMSYFSRNQIQALQPTVTFNTLRNVQCPVLENNTLKGEPEAACSAQEFFEWLGAILSCVGLDNTSSSFLSTYSCPQPSTFVDQVLLCTITGFILPEKIMHLLDEICCYFEEPKLAEWISLVVHGFADSPVSWKESEHGFLKGGENLYNFVIFRSLDYWLQMAVGAHDDCP, from the exons ATGTTCGTCCCTTTGAGGTGGCTCCGCGAGCCGCCCCGTCACCTGCTCGTGTGCGAAAAGAGCCACGTGCGGCACGAGCGCTCCCGCCACGCGGCTCACGTGCGGGACCACGCCTTCAACTGCCGG GTGACCTTTTTGATCCCTGAGTGTGGAATAGTTCCGGAAACATTAAAAAGTGCAGTTACAAGTCTTGGGGAGTACTACTTGGTTAAAAACTTACGTCTGCATGAGTTAGTTACAGAGGAATTTATTAACACATTTGTGAAGAAAG GATCGTGTTATGCTCTTACATATAATACAAGAATTGATCAAGACAATACTGCTGCTTTGCTGCCAACAG GCAAACTGATTTTATCAGTGGACAAAGACACTTATGAAGAACTTGGTTTGCAAGGCCATCCATCTCGGTATTCCGGCAAAAAACAAATGAGATACA TTATTAATGTTGACTTGACTGAACCAAATTTTGGTCCTGATAGTAAGAAACATAAGAGAGTGATCTGGGCCCTGAAGGAGAAAAAGCCTCTAGAATTTGACTTCCTACTGGCTTGGCACCACACAG ggTCAGAAAAATCAACATTGATGTCATACTTTTCCAGAAACCAAATACAGGCCTTGCAGCCAACAGTAACATTCAACACATTAAGAAATGTGCAGTGTCCAGTGCTGGAGAATAATACACTGAAAGGAGAACCAGAAGCAGCATGCAGTGCGCAGGAATTCTTTGAATGGCTAGGTGCCATTCTCAGTTGTGTTGGCTT AGACAACACATCCTCTAGCTTCTTATCGACCTATTCATGCCCTCAACCAAGCACATTTGTTGACCAGGTTTTGTTGTGTACAATAACCGGCTTTATTCTTCCAGAGAAGATTATGCACTTATTGGATGAAATATG CTGCTATTTTGAAGAACCGAAGCTGGCTGAATGGATATCTCTGGTAGTTCATGGCTTTGCTGACAGCCCAGTTTCATGGAAAGAAAGTGAACATGGTTTCCTGAAAGGAGGAGAGAATTTATATAACTTTGTCATTTTTCGGAGCCTGGACTACTGGCTCCAAATGGCAGTTGGAGCCCATGATGACTGTCCTTGA